The Devosia sp. MC521 genome has a segment encoding these proteins:
- the rpsA gene encoding 30S ribosomal protein S1, with amino-acid sequence MAQNTVTKDDFESMLLDSFVDNDAAEGTVVRGKVVAIEKDLAIIDVGLKTEGRVPLKEFGAAGRDGTITVGSEVEVYVDRVENAMGEAVLSREKARREESWVKLEVKYTANERVEGTIFNQVKGGFTVDLEGAVAFLPRSQVDIRPIRDIAPLMNVPQPFQILKMDKRRGNIVVSRRAILEESRAEQRSEIVQQLEEGQVVDGVVKNITDYGAFVDLGGIDGLLHVTDIAWRRVNHPSEVLTIGETIKVQIVRINHESHRISLGMKQLQADPWEGIEAKYPINAKFTGRVTNITDYGAFVELEPGIEGLIHVSEMSWTKKNVHPGKIVSTSQEVDVVVLEVDADKRRISLGLKQTLQNPWEAFAEKNPVGSTIEGEVKNKTEFGLFIGLEGDVDGMVHLSDLDWQKSGEVALEDYNRGDMVSAKVLDVDVEKERISLGIKQLAADDLAETSAAAGETGGLRKNAVVTTEVIEVNEGGIEVRIADSEVTSFIRRADLSRDRNDQRPERFSKGEKVDARVTQYDRKTGRIQLSIKALEIAEEREAVANFGSSDSGASLGDILGAALKGRDDK; translated from the coding sequence TTGGCACAGAACACTGTGACGAAAGACGATTTCGAATCCATGCTGCTCGACTCCTTTGTCGACAACGATGCCGCTGAAGGCACCGTTGTACGCGGCAAAGTCGTCGCCATCGAAAAAGACCTCGCGATCATCGACGTTGGTCTGAAGACCGAAGGCCGCGTGCCGCTGAAGGAATTCGGCGCAGCAGGCCGTGACGGCACCATCACTGTAGGTTCGGAAGTCGAGGTCTATGTTGACCGCGTCGAGAACGCTATGGGTGAAGCCGTTCTTTCGCGCGAAAAGGCTCGCCGCGAAGAGAGCTGGGTCAAGCTCGAAGTTAAGTACACCGCTAACGAGCGCGTTGAAGGCACCATCTTCAACCAGGTTAAGGGTGGCTTCACCGTTGACCTCGAAGGCGCAGTTGCCTTCCTGCCACGTTCGCAGGTCGATATTCGCCCAATCCGCGATATCGCTCCGCTGATGAACGTTCCGCAGCCGTTCCAGATTCTCAAGATGGACAAGCGTCGCGGCAACATCGTTGTCTCGCGTCGTGCAATCCTGGAAGAATCGCGCGCAGAACAGCGTTCGGAAATCGTCCAGCAGCTCGAAGAAGGCCAGGTTGTTGACGGCGTCGTCAAGAACATCACCGATTACGGTGCGTTCGTTGACCTCGGCGGCATCGACGGCCTGCTGCACGTCACAGACATCGCATGGCGTCGTGTTAACCACCCATCTGAAGTGCTCACGATCGGCGAAACCATCAAGGTTCAGATCGTTCGCATCAATCATGAATCCCATCGTATTTCGCTGGGCATGAAGCAGCTTCAGGCGGATCCGTGGGAAGGCATCGAAGCCAAGTACCCAATCAACGCTAAGTTCACTGGCCGCGTGACCAACATCACCGACTATGGTGCTTTCGTTGAGCTGGAACCAGGCATCGAAGGTCTGATCCACGTCTCCGAAATGAGCTGGACCAAGAAGAACGTTCACCCAGGCAAGATCGTATCGACTTCGCAGGAAGTTGACGTGGTTGTGCTCGAGGTTGATGCTGACAAGCGTCGTATCTCGCTCGGTCTCAAGCAGACCCTGCAGAACCCATGGGAAGCGTTTGCTGAAAAGAACCCTGTTGGCTCCACCATCGAAGGTGAAGTCAAGAACAAGACCGAATTCGGTCTGTTCATCGGTCTTGAAGGCGACGTGGACGGCATGGTTCACCTCTCCGACCTCGACTGGCAGAAGTCGGGCGAAGTTGCTCTGGAAGACTACAACCGCGGTGACATGGTTTCGGCCAAGGTCCTCGATGTTGACGTCGAAAAGGAACGCATCTCGCTCGGTATCAAGCAGCTCGCTGCTGACGACCTCGCAGAAACTTCCGCTGCTGCTGGCGAAACCGGCGGTCTGCGTAAGAACGCTGTTGTCACCACCGAAGTCATCGAAGTCAACGAAGGCGGCATCGAAGTCCGTATCGCTGACAGCGAAGTCACCTCCTTCATCCGTCGTGCTGACCTCTCCCGCGATCGTAACGATCAGCGTCCAGAGCGTTTCAGCAAGGGTGAAAAGGTCGACGCACGCGTCACCCAGTACGACCGCAAGACCGGCCGCATCCAGCTCTCGATCAAGGCGCTCGAAATCGCCGAAGAACGTGAAGCAGTGGCTAACTTCGGTTCGTCCGATTCGGGCGCATCGCTTGGCGACATCCTCGGCGCAGCTCTCAAGGGCCGCGACGACAAGTAA
- a CDS encoding GNAT family N-acetyltransferase, which yields MIQIRDVAWRAMTGYDMDAVNAIAGRVHPGFFEAPEVLAEKFQLYRNGCYLFEVQERPAGYMLSHPWKLGSLPALNALLGQLPDDLDTYYIHDLALLPLARGVGAAGKIVSALTKHAVAMGYPTMSLVAVNGSVSFWEKQGFQVEDRPELSEKLSAYEAHAEYMVKRIA from the coding sequence ATGATCCAAATTCGTGATGTCGCGTGGCGTGCCATGACCGGCTATGACATGGATGCGGTGAACGCAATTGCGGGCCGCGTCCATCCTGGATTCTTTGAGGCCCCAGAAGTTCTAGCCGAGAAATTTCAGCTCTATCGAAACGGCTGCTATCTTTTCGAAGTTCAAGAGCGTCCGGCCGGTTACATGCTATCTCATCCGTGGAAGCTTGGCTCTTTGCCGGCCCTCAATGCCCTCCTTGGCCAGCTCCCCGATGATTTGGACACCTACTACATCCATGATCTCGCCCTGCTGCCGCTTGCCCGCGGCGTCGGTGCGGCGGGTAAGATCGTGTCGGCGTTAACAAAACACGCCGTTGCCATGGGCTATCCGACCATGAGCCTGGTGGCGGTAAATGGCTCGGTGTCGTTCTGGGAGAAGCAAGGTTTTCAAGTTGAAGACCGCCCAGAACTGTCCGAAAAGCTGTCCGCTTATGAAGCTCATGCCGAATATATGGTCAAACGGATCGCCTGA
- a CDS encoding integration host factor subunit beta produces MIKSELVEKLAAENPHLFQRDIENIVNAILDEIGDAMARGDRVELRGFGAFSVKNRPARVGRNPRTGEQVEVGEKYVPQFKAGKEIRERLNHE; encoded by the coding sequence ATGATCAAGTCTGAACTTGTCGAGAAGCTTGCAGCGGAAAATCCGCATCTGTTCCAGCGCGACATCGAAAACATTGTTAACGCCATCCTCGATGAGATTGGCGATGCAATGGCGCGCGGTGATCGGGTTGAATTACGCGGTTTCGGGGCCTTTTCGGTCAAGAACCGACCAGCGCGTGTTGGCCGCAACCCACGCACGGGTGAACAGGTTGAAGTTGGCGAAAAGTACGTGCCCCAGTTTAAGGCGGGCAAAGAAATTCGCGAGCGTTTGAACCACGAATAA
- a CDS encoding lipopolysaccharide assembly protein LapA domain-containing protein, producing MVNKIVGWLVLVPLCGLLIAFALANRQLVAVNLNPFGAPAQAGASGYGVPLFVILYVVLLVGVLLGGVASWFAQGHHRRRERHWRREATQLSQELETLRRRTGTSAVSAANEVDDLLELR from the coding sequence ATGGTCAACAAGATCGTCGGCTGGCTGGTTCTGGTGCCCCTCTGCGGGCTCTTGATCGCTTTCGCCCTAGCTAATCGGCAGCTGGTTGCTGTCAATCTTAATCCTTTTGGCGCTCCCGCGCAGGCGGGCGCGTCGGGCTATGGCGTGCCTTTGTTCGTCATTCTCTATGTTGTGCTTCTGGTCGGAGTTCTGCTTGGAGGCGTGGCGAGTTGGTTTGCGCAAGGGCACCATCGCCGCCGCGAGCGCCATTGGCGCCGTGAAGCCACTCAGTTGAGCCAGGAGTTGGAAACGCTGCGCCGCCGCACCGGCACGAGCGCGGTTTCTGCCGCCAACGAGGTAGATGATTTGCTTGAGCTGCGGTGA
- a CDS encoding phosphoribosylanthranilate isomerase, which produces MADIQTIKICGIKTEDLLDAAIDAGADMVGFVHFLRSPRHVTIEQLGNLISAARGRVESCVLLVNPDNSCVAEVAALGPDWIQLHGPESPARVSAIRHLAGVEIMKALPIGSAEDVAQIALFNDVADRVLVDAKPPKGADRPGGLGHVFDWSLLAGIDPNIPLMLSGGLTADNVAEAIKTVRPSFGIDVSSGVESAPGVKQKHMMEAFVRAARAAM; this is translated from the coding sequence ATGGCCGATATTCAGACAATCAAAATTTGTGGCATCAAGACGGAAGACTTGTTGGACGCGGCAATAGACGCCGGGGCCGATATGGTCGGTTTCGTCCATTTTTTGCGTTCGCCGCGCCATGTGACCATTGAGCAATTGGGCAATTTAATCTCTGCCGCCCGCGGACGCGTGGAGAGCTGTGTTTTGCTGGTTAACCCAGATAATTCCTGCGTCGCCGAAGTCGCAGCTCTCGGTCCTGATTGGATCCAGTTGCACGGTCCCGAGAGCCCGGCGCGGGTCTCCGCCATTCGCCATTTGGCAGGCGTCGAGATCATGAAGGCCCTGCCCATCGGTTCGGCTGAAGACGTTGCCCAGATTGCGCTGTTTAACGACGTCGCCGACCGTGTATTGGTTGACGCCAAACCACCCAAGGGCGCTGATCGGCCCGGAGGCCTGGGCCACGTGTTTGATTGGTCGCTTTTAGCGGGTATTGATCCCAATATTCCATTGATGCTCTCTGGCGGGCTGACTGCGGACAACGTCGCTGAGGCCATCAAAACGGTCCGGCCGAGCTTTGGCATCGATGTTTCCTCTGGCGTGGAAAGCGCACCCGGCGTCAAGCAAAAGCATATGATGGAAGCCTTTGTCCGCGCGGCGCGCGCCGCGATGTGA
- the trpB gene encoding tryptophan synthase subunit beta: MTNSLRNGPDEHGRFGIFGGRFVAETLMPLVLDLEAAYRAAKTDPAYLAEMKDLATHYIGRPSPIYHAKRLSEQLGGAQVWFKREELNHTGSHKINNCIGQILLAKRMGKTRIIAETGAGQHGVATATVCAKFDIPCTIFMGATDVERQKPNVLRMKLLGAEVRAVTAGAGTLKDAMNEAIRDWVTNVENTYYLIGTAAGMAPYPEMVRDFQSVIGTEIKQQFQELNGRLPDAVVACVGGGSNAIGSFHAFLDDESVALYGAEAGGHGIDVENGHAASMTGGRPGVLHGNRTYLLQDDAGQILEGHSISAGLDYPGVGPEHSWLHDIKRVTYQPITDNEALDAFQLCTRTEGIIPALESAHGLAQVCKIAPTMGKDKHIVLCLSGRGDKDVESVGKHLGLL; this comes from the coding sequence ATCACCAATTCCCTGCGCAACGGCCCCGATGAACACGGGCGCTTTGGTATCTTCGGCGGACGTTTCGTCGCCGAAACTCTGATGCCGCTCGTTCTCGATCTTGAAGCGGCCTATCGCGCCGCCAAGACCGATCCGGCCTATCTGGCAGAGATGAAGGATCTCGCGACCCACTATATCGGCCGCCCAAGCCCGATCTACCACGCCAAGCGCTTGTCCGAGCAGCTCGGTGGCGCACAGGTCTGGTTCAAGCGCGAAGAGCTCAACCACACTGGTTCGCACAAGATCAACAATTGCATTGGCCAGATCCTTCTCGCCAAGCGCATGGGCAAGACCCGCATTATCGCCGAAACCGGCGCTGGGCAGCATGGCGTGGCAACGGCCACTGTTTGTGCCAAGTTCGATATTCCCTGCACCATTTTCATGGGTGCAACCGACGTTGAGCGTCAAAAGCCAAACGTTCTGCGCATGAAGTTGTTGGGCGCTGAAGTGCGCGCCGTCACCGCTGGCGCAGGCACGCTCAAGGACGCGATGAACGAAGCCATTCGCGACTGGGTCACCAATGTCGAAAACACCTATTACCTGATCGGCACCGCCGCAGGCATGGCGCCCTATCCAGAAATGGTCCGCGATTTCCAGTCCGTCATCGGCACGGAAATCAAGCAGCAGTTCCAGGAACTCAACGGTCGCCTCCCGGACGCAGTCGTCGCGTGCGTTGGTGGCGGCTCGAACGCCATTGGCTCCTTCCACGCTTTCCTTGATGACGAGAGCGTCGCGCTCTATGGCGCAGAAGCTGGCGGTCACGGTATTGACGTTGAAAACGGTCACGCTGCCTCGATGACCGGTGGTCGCCCGGGCGTGCTGCACGGCAACCGCACCTATCTTTTGCAAGATGACGCTGGTCAGATCCTTGAAGGCCACTCGATCTCGGCAGGTCTCGACTATCCGGGCGTTGGCCCAGAACACTCGTGGCTCCACGACATCAAGCGTGTCACCTATCAGCCGATCACCGACAATGAAGCGCTCGACGCCTTCCAGCTGTGCACCCGCACTGAAGGCATTATCCCGGCGCTCGAATCTGCGCACGGCCTCGCGCAGGTTTGCAAGATCGCGCCGACCATGGGCAAGGATAAGCACATTGTTCTCTGTCTCTCCGGTCGCGGTGACAAGGATGTTGAATCTGTCGGCAAGCATCTGGGGCTGCTCTAA
- the trpA gene encoding tryptophan synthase subunit alpha, whose product MMSRIEKRFAALKAENRPALVTFIMGGDPDLATSQAILEALPQAGADVIELGMPFSDPMADGLAIQLGGQRALAAGQTLLGILGMVEDFRRKDENTPIVLMGYYNPIYSFGVDKFLVQAKAAGVDGLIVVDLPPEEDSELCIPALQAGINFIRLTTPTTDDKRLPAVLKNTSGFVYYVSMNGVTGAEIKSRAAVGDAVDRIKAHTDLPVAVGFGIKTAEDAALIGKHSDGVVVGSVLVDAVRTSLVDGKATDKTVSAVRDIVADLASGVKRARA is encoded by the coding sequence ATTATGTCGCGTATTGAAAAGCGCTTTGCCGCGCTCAAGGCAGAAAACCGCCCCGCACTCGTCACCTTCATCATGGGCGGCGATCCGGATCTGGCCACCAGCCAGGCGATCCTCGAAGCCCTGCCACAGGCCGGTGCGGATGTGATTGAGCTGGGCATGCCCTTCTCCGATCCGATGGCTGATGGTTTGGCCATTCAGCTGGGCGGTCAGCGCGCCCTTGCCGCCGGCCAGACACTGCTGGGCATTCTCGGCATGGTCGAAGATTTCCGTCGCAAGGACGAAAACACCCCGATCGTTCTGATGGGCTATTACAACCCCATCTATTCCTTCGGCGTCGACAAGTTCCTCGTGCAGGCCAAGGCAGCCGGAGTTGATGGCCTGATCGTGGTCGATCTTCCCCCGGAAGAAGACAGCGAGCTGTGCATTCCAGCGCTTCAAGCAGGCATCAACTTTATCCGTCTCACCACCCCAACCACCGACGACAAGCGCCTTCCGGCTGTTCTCAAAAACACCTCGGGCTTTGTCTACTATGTCTCGATGAATGGCGTGACGGGCGCTGAGATCAAGTCGCGCGCTGCCGTTGGTGACGCAGTGGACCGGATCAAGGCCCACACCGACCTGCCAGTTGCAGTTGGCTTTGGCATCAAGACAGCCGAAGACGCGGCCCTAATCGGCAAGCATTCAGATGGTGTTGTTGTCGGCTCGGTGCTGGTGGACGCCGTCCGCACCTCGCTGGTTGACGGTAAGGCCACTGACAAAACCGTTTCCGCAGTCCGCGATATCGTTGCGGACCTCGCATCGGGTGTGAAACGCGCTCGCGCCTAA
- the accD gene encoding acetyl-CoA carboxylase, carboxyltransferase subunit beta produces the protein MNWIDNFVRPKIRSLLTNKRETPENLWVKDPESGEMVFYRDLEANQWVVPNSGYHMKIKPADRLATFLDDGKYDLVPVADVPVDPLKFRDQKKYVDRLKENRAKTGNTDSVIVATGKLYERAITVGIQDFDFMGGSLGMAAGQGIITGLETAVKNNTPFVLFVASGGARMQEGILSLMQMARTTVAVLRLREAGLPFFVVLTNPTTGGVTASYAMIGDVHLAEPGALIGFAGQRVIEQTIREKLPKGFQRSEYLYSHGMVDMVVHRHNLRSTIGSLAAILINAPENPALSGSATKAVTAQASLRAAAVAAEGDDDIDPPVPAHAE, from the coding sequence ATGAACTGGATCGACAATTTCGTCCGCCCCAAAATTCGCTCGTTGCTGACCAACAAGCGCGAAACCCCTGAGAACCTTTGGGTCAAAGACCCCGAGTCCGGGGAAATGGTGTTTTACCGCGATCTCGAAGCGAACCAGTGGGTTGTGCCCAATTCTGGCTATCACATGAAGATCAAGCCGGCGGACCGCCTGGCGACCTTCTTGGACGATGGCAAGTATGATCTTGTGCCCGTCGCTGACGTTCCGGTTGATCCGCTGAAATTCCGCGATCAGAAGAAATACGTAGATCGCCTCAAGGAAAACCGCGCCAAGACCGGTAATACCGACAGCGTGATCGTCGCCACCGGTAAGCTCTATGAGCGCGCCATCACCGTGGGCATCCAGGACTTTGACTTTATGGGCGGCTCGCTCGGCATGGCCGCAGGGCAGGGGATCATCACTGGTCTCGAAACCGCTGTGAAGAACAACACCCCCTTCGTGCTCTTTGTCGCTTCCGGCGGTGCGCGCATGCAGGAAGGCATTTTGAGCCTGATGCAGATGGCCCGCACCACGGTTGCGGTCTTGCGTCTGCGCGAAGCTGGCCTGCCCTTTTTCGTGGTTCTCACCAACCCGACCACGGGTGGCGTTACCGCCTCCTACGCCATGATCGGCGACGTGCATCTGGCCGAGCCGGGCGCACTCATCGGCTTTGCCGGTCAGCGCGTTATCGAGCAAACCATTCGCGAAAAGCTCCCTAAGGGTTTTCAGCGTTCCGAATATCTTTATAGCCACGGAATGGTGGATATGGTTGTGCACCGCCACAATCTGCGTTCGACCATTGGCTCGCTCGCAGCAATCCTTATCAACGCTCCAGAAAACCCAGCCCTTTCGGGTTCGGCTACTAAGGCTGTTACGGCTCAGGCCAGCCTGCGCGCTGCCGCTGTCGCCGCTGAAGGCGATGACGACATCGATCCACCAGTTCCGGCCCACGCCGAATAA
- a CDS encoding nucleotidyltransferase family protein: protein MEKPARFPDVMLLAAGLGTRLRPITETIPKPLVPVAGIPLIERVIGTARAEGAKRFAANAHYRADQVLAHFGGLLKVNREDTLLGTGGGVKAALPMLHSDPFFVMNTDAFWPEGADTPLARMQAKRENEDQIVLLCVQPSRASGFSRSHDFCLDPFGRITLDYGAPVIYAGVALLGKNLFADTPDGEFSLNLLFERALDEENLLGVTLDAPWFHVGDAEGLAAAEKALSA, encoded by the coding sequence ATGGAAAAACCTGCCCGATTCCCCGATGTTATGCTGCTTGCCGCCGGTCTTGGCACGCGGCTGCGCCCAATCACCGAAACCATCCCAAAGCCGCTTGTGCCGGTGGCTGGTATTCCTTTGATTGAGCGCGTCATCGGCACCGCTCGGGCAGAAGGGGCAAAGCGCTTCGCTGCCAATGCCCATTATCGCGCGGACCAAGTGCTGGCCCATTTTGGCGGCCTGCTGAAGGTCAATCGCGAAGACACCCTCCTCGGCACAGGTGGCGGCGTCAAAGCCGCGCTGCCCATGCTGCACTCCGATCCGTTCTTCGTCATGAATACGGATGCCTTCTGGCCGGAAGGGGCGGATACGCCATTGGCCCGCATGCAGGCCAAGCGGGAAAACGAAGATCAAATCGTGCTCCTATGCGTTCAGCCCTCGCGGGCTTCAGGCTTTTCCCGCAGCCACGATTTTTGTCTCGACCCGTTTGGGCGCATCACTCTCGATTACGGCGCTCCTGTCATCTACGCGGGCGTGGCCCTTCTGGGCAAAAACCTCTTCGCTGACACGCCTGACGGCGAGTTTTCCTTGAACCTCTTGTTCGAGCGTGCCCTCGACGAGGAAAATCTTCTCGGCGTCACCTTGGACGCGCCATGGTTCCATGTCGGCGATGCCGAAGGGCTCGCCGCAGCCGAAAAGGCGCTTTCGGCATGA
- the addB gene encoding double-strand break repair protein AddB: MRLFSIAPHTPFLQCLAGAVMDGRLLHDWDRSGPFWLSDVTIVVPTQRARALLADCFAAHPDYAGLLPDIRTFGGDDAEEEPFLPPYDAPPMPQGVTGLERRLVMSRLVAAWAHSPAGIQAFSTPPTAAEIFSMSDSLGTVIDDLQIEEKSASDLYAIKDGMEHEVSNYWQQTLEFLNIALTLWPHHLGPGRADPQEIRRQRLDRQALASTLVYADRPVIAAGSTGSIAATARLLAAIGSLPRGAVVLPGLDMDMSPQMHEALLNPDSNPHGHPQYGLARLLRRLGAGVGDVVELCAVDHPRTSIVNHALALTEDTALWSSLRPDDDIIAAAFDTVSVIRARTEDEEARSVALASRAALAANKTVGIITPDRNLARRIAAELRRFDIEVDDAAGAPLFQSPAGRLSRQVLSLVTGQCAPVDLVALLRNRSALFGLERADITIFADIVDLKILRGQRLAPGVAGLRKAVEKQTGQDVPGGRRISEDAAEKLLGFFDKLEKAISGLNALSAKPEIGAGQLAAALFAAVTAVSQGAPLHGRDELARWAADMEKLAEEGHRFAPRGLDAVLSALMTGYQVRNREARRSDISIWGQIEARLMAPDLVILAGLNEDKWPAAADPGPWLSRGMRLAAGMEPPERMQGLAAHDFAQAMGRDAVIISYSDRVGSSPALPSRLVQRLDAFIGASAVETMRERGQFWIAQSRAIDAVTSVSPAKRPLPNPPIVPRTQKLSVTEIETLMRSPYDIYAKHVLKLRQLDPLGEEPDARERGTIIHAIFARFVQEGFEVSAPDALETLNRLAAEEFANLDAIGERRDIWLRRFATAAEQFLSFERQRDPLVRKRHAEIEGQLELKLAYDFLITGKADRVDELYDGTLEMLDFKTGSPPSGAAMKAYEAPQLLLEAEMGANGGMRGVASADTSALTYIKIGLGPDAFKVSGFSLPPNTSLMEAADEINRRMQSHIEHFLLAETPLPARLMPLKTQRFAGTYDHLARVAEWTAVDGEDEA, translated from the coding sequence ATGAGGCTCTTTTCGATCGCCCCCCACACCCCATTTTTGCAGTGTCTCGCTGGTGCAGTGATGGATGGTCGGCTGCTGCACGATTGGGACCGCTCTGGCCCCTTCTGGCTGTCCGACGTCACCATCGTCGTCCCGACCCAACGTGCGCGCGCGCTGCTCGCAGATTGTTTTGCTGCGCATCCTGACTACGCAGGCCTCCTGCCGGATATTCGTACCTTCGGCGGTGACGACGCCGAAGAAGAACCTTTCCTGCCGCCCTATGATGCTCCGCCCATGCCGCAGGGTGTGACCGGGCTAGAGCGCCGCCTCGTGATGTCACGCCTTGTCGCCGCTTGGGCCCATAGCCCGGCGGGCATTCAGGCTTTTTCGACCCCGCCAACGGCCGCCGAAATCTTTTCCATGTCGGACTCGCTCGGCACCGTCATTGACGACCTGCAAATTGAAGAAAAATCCGCTTCCGATCTCTATGCCATCAAGGACGGCATGGAGCATGAGGTCAGCAATTACTGGCAGCAAACCTTAGAGTTTCTCAATATCGCCCTGACCCTCTGGCCACATCACCTTGGTCCGGGGCGCGCCGATCCGCAGGAAATCCGTCGTCAGCGCCTTGATCGGCAAGCGCTGGCTTCAACCCTCGTCTATGCGGATCGTCCCGTCATCGCTGCCGGTTCCACCGGGTCGATTGCTGCAACCGCGCGCCTTCTCGCTGCAATCGGCAGTCTGCCGCGTGGCGCGGTTGTGCTCCCCGGCCTCGACATGGATATGAGCCCGCAGATGCACGAGGCGCTGCTCAATCCCGACAGCAATCCCCATGGCCACCCGCAATATGGCCTCGCCCGCCTTTTGCGCCGCCTTGGTGCTGGCGTGGGCGATGTGGTGGAACTGTGTGCGGTCGATCACCCCCGCACCTCCATCGTCAACCACGCCCTCGCGCTCACCGAAGACACTGCGCTTTGGTCGAGCCTACGCCCCGACGACGACATCATAGCGGCAGCATTTGACACTGTGTCCGTCATCCGCGCCCGCACTGAAGACGAGGAAGCGCGCTCCGTCGCCCTCGCCAGTCGCGCCGCCTTGGCCGCCAACAAAACAGTCGGCATTATCACGCCCGACCGAAACCTTGCGCGCCGTATCGCTGCCGAATTGCGTCGCTTTGACATTGAGGTCGACGACGCCGCAGGCGCGCCGCTCTTCCAATCGCCCGCAGGCCGTCTTTCCCGTCAGGTCTTGAGCCTTGTTACCGGGCAATGCGCTCCCGTGGATCTCGTGGCGCTCCTGCGCAATCGCTCCGCCCTCTTTGGCCTCGAGCGCGCCGACATCACCATTTTCGCCGATATCGTCGATCTCAAAATTCTGCGCGGTCAACGCCTCGCCCCCGGTGTTGCGGGCTTGCGCAAAGCCGTCGAAAAGCAGACGGGTCAAGACGTTCCGGGTGGTCGTCGCATCAGCGAAGACGCGGCCGAAAAGCTTCTCGGCTTTTTCGATAAGCTCGAAAAAGCCATTTCCGGGCTCAATGCCCTTTCTGCCAAGCCCGAGATTGGAGCCGGGCAACTTGCCGCCGCGCTCTTTGCCGCGGTCACCGCTGTCAGTCAGGGCGCGCCGCTCCACGGGCGTGATGAATTGGCGCGTTGGGCTGCGGACATGGAAAAGCTGGCGGAAGAGGGACATCGCTTCGCCCCGCGCGGTCTTGATGCAGTCCTTTCCGCGCTTATGACCGGCTATCAAGTGCGCAACCGCGAAGCCCGCCGTAGCGATATTTCTATCTGGGGGCAGATTGAAGCCCGCCTCATGGCGCCCGATCTGGTTATTCTCGCAGGGCTGAACGAAGACAAATGGCCTGCAGCCGCAGATCCGGGCCCTTGGCTCAGTCGCGGCATGCGCCTTGCTGCTGGCATGGAGCCGCCCGAGCGTATGCAGGGTCTTGCCGCGCACGATTTTGCCCAAGCCATGGGCCGTGACGCCGTTATCATATCCTATTCAGACCGCGTCGGCTCCAGCCCTGCTTTGCCCTCGCGTCTCGTCCAACGTCTGGACGCGTTCATCGGCGCTTCGGCTGTTGAGACCATGCGCGAGCGCGGCCAGTTCTGGATAGCCCAATCGCGTGCGATCGACGCTGTAACAAGCGTGTCCCCCGCCAAGCGTCCGCTTCCCAATCCACCGATTGTCCCTCGCACCCAAAAACTCTCGGTGACCGAAATCGAAACGCTGATGCGTTCGCCTTATGACATTTACGCCAAGCACGTTCTCAAACTGCGCCAGCTCGATCCTTTGGGCGAAGAGCCCGACGCGCGCGAACGCGGCACCATCATCCACGCCATCTTTGCCCGCTTTGTCCAAGAGGGGTTTGAGGTTTCTGCGCCCGACGCGCTCGAAACCCTCAATCGCCTCGCCGCGGAAGAATTTGCCAATCTCGACGCCATTGGCGAACGCCGGGACATTTGGCTTCGACGCTTTGCCACAGCGGCCGAACAATTCCTCAGCTTCGAGCGGCAACGCGATCCTCTGGTGCGCAAGCGCCACGCGGAAATCGAAGGGCAGCTTGAGCTCAAACTGGCTTATGATTTCCTCATCACCGGCAAGGCCGACCGCGTCGACGAGCTGTATGACGGCACGCTCGAAATGCTCGATTTCAAGACCGGCTCACCGCCCTCCGGTGCGGCAATGAAGGCGTATGAGGCCCCGCAGCTTCTATTGGAAGCCGAAATGGGTGCCAATGGCGGCATGCGCGGCGTCGCTTCTGCCGACACCTCGGCCCTCACCTATATCAAGATCGGCCTCGGCCCCGACGCCTTTAAAGTCTCGGGTTTCTCCTTGCCGCCCAACACCAGCCTCATGGAGGCGGCCGACGAGATCAACCGTCGCATGCAGTCGCACATTGAGCATTTCCTTTTGGCCGAAACTCCGCTTCCCGCCCGCCTCATGCCGCTTAAAACCCAGCGCTTTGCCGGGACCTATGATCACTTGGCCCGTGTTGCTGAATGGACCGCGGTTGATGGGGAGGATGAGGCATGA